The following proteins come from a genomic window of Trifolium pratense cultivar HEN17-A07 linkage group LG4, ARS_RC_1.1, whole genome shotgun sequence:
- the LOC123920589 gene encoding probable glycerol-3-phosphate dehydrogenase [NAD(+)] 1, cytosolic — MNGISESVIHHGYSNGSVQSVNGNFEEKLDELRRLMGKVDGDPLRIVGVGAGAWGSVFTAMLQEAYGSFRDKVLIRIWRRPGRTVDRATATHLFEVINSREDVLRRLIRRCAYLKYVEGRLGDRVLHADEILKDGFCLNMVDTPLCPLKVVTNLQEAVWDADIVINGLPSTETREVFEEISKYWKERITVPVIISLAKGVEAELVPEPRIITPTLMIGRATGVPIENILYLGGPNIASEIYNKEYANARICGAEKWRKPLAKFLRQPHFIVWDNGDLVTHEVMGGLKNVYAIGAGMVAALTNESATSKSVYFAHCTSEMIFITHLIAEEPEKLAGPLLADTYVTLLKGRNAWYGHKLAKGELSLEMGDSIKGKGMIQGVSAVKAFYELLSQSSLNFLDPDENKHVAPVELCPILKMLYKILILRESSVQAILQALRDETMNDPRDRIKIAQSHVFYRPSLLGQQL; from the exons ATGAATGGTATAAGTGAATCTGTGATCCATCATGGATACTCAAATGGTTCTGTTCAAAGTGTAAATGGTAATTTCGAAGAGAAACTCGATGAGCTTCGAAGATTAATGGGGAAAGTGGATGGTGATCCATTGAGAATAGTTGGTGTGGGAGCTGGTGCTTGGGGTAGTGTGTTTACAGCTATGTTACAAGAGGCTTATGGTAGTTTTAGAGATAAGGTTTTGATTAGGATATGGAGAAGACCGGGCAGAACCGTTGATAGGGCAACGGCTACGCATTTGTTTGAGGTGATTAATTCGAGGGAGGATGTGTTGAGGAGGTTGATTAGGCGGTGTGCGTATTTGAAATATGTTGAAGGAAGGTTAGGTGATAGGGTACTTCATGCAGATGAGATTTTGAAAGATGGGTTTTGTTTGAATATGGTTGATACACCTCTTTGTCCTTTGAAGGTTGTGACGAACTTGCAGGAGGCTGTTTGGGATGCCGACATTGTGATTAATGGCTTGCCATCAACGGAAACTCGTGAGGTGTTTGAAGAAATTAGTAAGTATTGGAAAGAGAGAATCACGGTTCCTGTCATTATTTCTTTGGCAAAGGGTGTGGAGGCTGAATTGGTTCCTGAGCCGAGGATCATAACACCTACTTTAATGATCGGCCGAGCAA CTGGTGTCCCCATTGAAAATATTCTCTATCTTGGAGGTCCTAACATTGCTTCTGAGATTTACAACAAAGAATATGCAAATGCTCGAATATGTGGAGCAGAAAAATGGAGGAAACCATTGGCAAAGTTTTTGAGGCAGCCCCACTTTATAGTGTGGGATAATGGTGACCTTGTTACTCATGAAGTTATGGGCGGATTAAAGAATGTATATGCTATTGGAGCAG GGATGGTAGCTGCATTAACAAACGAAAGTGCCACCAGCAAATCAGTCTACTTTGCTCACTGCACATCGGAGATGATTTTTATCACTCATCTTATAGCAGAAGAACCCGAGAAACTTGCAGGCCCTCTCTTGGCCGATACTTATGTGACCTTGTTGAAAGGTCGTAACGCATGGTATGGACATAAGTTGGCCAAAGGAGAATTGAGCCTTGAAATGGGTGACAGCATTAAGGGCAAGGGAATGATTCAG GGAGTCTCTGCTGTTAAAGCATTCTATGAACTACTGAGTCAGTCCAGCTTAAATTTCTTAGATCCTGACGAAAACAAACATGTTGCCCCTGTGGAGCTTTGCCCCATCTTGAAGATGTTATATAAAATACTTATACTAAG GGAATCTTCGGTACAGGCTATTCTTCAAGCATTGCGAGATGAGACCATGAACGATCCTCGAGACCGTATTAAGATCGCACAAAGCCATGTCTTTTACCGGCCATCTCTTCTTGGTCAGCAGCTTTAG
- the LOC123920588 gene encoding zinc finger CCCH domain-containing protein 22 has translation MDGYEATRIVFSRIQNMDPENASKIMGVLLIQDHGEKEMIRLAFGPESLIHTVIFKARKELGLSCSNNSSPTPSSSTPPSPSPFLSRQNSTSSRLSNGFNLPPSLTIPNPSWGGATMSEYQNHDDLIMSPNNLVIGSSSNTSPFYPNGSSDPVDDFQLQDQLSFLNDGSDSSTLFPSYGYGGNSLHRRSCSVNDACLGSEDPNSGLGWKPCLYFARGYCKNGTSCRFLHGDVDGGSATIVGSPNKVEMMDQCHHHELLRSKSTHQQRLAAASQLMASNSFPYSPKCMNFLLQQQQNDTQRAAAAALMMSEDLHKFGRSRLERTDFSLNSPTGMINPASRQIYLTFPADSTFREEDVSNYFSIYGPVQDVRIPYQQKRMFGFVTFVYAETVKLILSKGNPHFVCDARVLVKPYKEKGKIPDKKQLQQQIDREFSPCGTPTGLDARDQYDLQLGGRMFYNTQDMLWRRKLEEADLQQALELQSRRLMCLQLLDIKKQHHRALSTGSPIPSPTQSPNMFNHSLVLPFHRSSESPEENGSSYVPASTTTASVSAGQQSVNGYIGKEVVANGENGNSESNGNGKQSSSQDEELDLQECLDLEHNLPDSPFASPTKAIGNDLVAPFSNGTYETIDSDASTNSKFGTSKLHPTSASTLDMGTFKSFNCQLPRFSSGHGTIGMFAGTGGPIGI, from the exons atGGATGGTTATGAAGCTACTAGGATAGTGTTTTCAAGGATCCAAAACATGGACCCTGAAAATGCATCAAAAATCATGGGAGTACTTTTGATTCAAGATCATGGTGAGAAAGAAATGATAAGATTAGCATTTGGTCCAGAATCACTTATTCATACAGTGATTTTCAAAGCTAGAAAAGAGTTAGGACTATCTTGTTCTAATAATTCATCACCAACACCTTCAAGTTCAACTCCTCCATCACCATCACCTTTCCTTTCAAGACAAAATTCAACTTCTTCAAGGCTTAGTAATGGTTTCAATCTTCCTCCTTCTTTAACCATACCAAACCCTTCTTGGGGAGGAGCTACTATGTCTGAATATCAAAACCATGATGATTTGATTATGAGTCCTAACAATTTAGTTATAGGGTCTTCTTCAAATACTTCACCTTTTTATCCAAATGGAAGTTCAGATCCAGTTGATGATTTTCAACTTCAAGACCAACTTTCTTTCTTGAATGATGGTTCTGATTCtagtactctttttccttcatatGGTTATGGAGGTAATTCTCTTCATAGAAGAAGTTGTTCTGTCAATGATGCTTGTTTAGGTTCTGAGGATCCAAATTCTGGTTTAGGATGGAAACCTTGTCTTTATTTTGCTAGAGGGTACTGTAAAAATGGTACTAGTTGTAGGTTTCTTCATGGTGATGTTGATGGTGGTTCTGCTACAATTGTTGGTTCTCCTAACAAGGTTGAGATGATGGATCAGTGTCATCATCATGAACTCTTGAGATCTAAATCTACTCATCAACAAAGATTGGCTGCTGCTTCTCAACTCATGGCCTCTAACTCTTTCCCTTACTCACCAAAGTGCATGAATTTCCTTTTACAGCAGCAACAAAATGATACTCAAAG GGCAGCAGCTGCAGCTCTAATGATGAGTGAGGATTTGCACAAATTTGGAAGATCAAGACTTGAAAGAACTGATTTTTCTTTGAATAGTCCTACTGGAATGATTAATCCAGCTTCTAGACAGATCTACTTGACTTTCCCAGCTGATAGTACTTTTAGAGAGGAAGATGTTTCCAATTACTTCAG TATTTATGGTCCTGTTCAAGATGTAAGGATTCCATATCAACAGAAACGTATGTTTGGCTTTGTTACCTTTGTTTATGCCGAGACGGTGAAGCTCATTTTATCTAAAGGAAACCCTCATTTTGTTTGCGATGCTCGTGTACTTGTTAAGCCTTACAAGGAGAAGGGAAAAATTCCAGACAA GAAGCAGCTGCAGCAGCAGATTGATAGAGAATTTTCACCTTGTGGCACTCCTACTGGACTTGATGCTAGAGACCAATATGATCTTCAACTTG GTGGAAGAATGTTCTATAACACTCAAGACATGTTGTGGAGAAGAAAGCTAGAGGAAGCTGATTTACAGCAAGCTCTTGAGCTGCAAAGTAGGAGACTAATGTGTTTGCAACTTCTCGACATCAAGAAGCAACATCACCGCGCACTTTCCACCGGAAGTCCAATTCCTTCACCTACTCAATCACCTAACATGTTCAATCATAGTCTTGTCCTTCCTTTCCACAGAAGCTCGGAGTCCCCTGAGG AGAATGGTTCAAGTTATGTTCCAGCTAGTACTACCACTGCTTCGGTTTCTGCCGGTCAACAATCGGTCAACGGTTATATCGGCAAGGAAGTGGTGGCCAATGGAGAGAATGGAAATAGTGAAAGCAATGGAAATGGCAAACAAAGCTCAAGTCAAGATGAAGAGCTTGATTTACAAGAATG TTTGGACTTAGAGCATAATCTTCCTGATAGCCCTTTTGCTTCACCTACCAAAGCTATTGGAAATGACTTAGTAGCACCATTCTCTAATGGAACTTATGAGACCATTGATTCAGATGCATCTACTAACTCTAAATTTGGAACTAGTAAATTACATCCTACATCAGCATCTACTCTTGATATGGGCACTTTTAAATCCTTTAACTGCCAACTACCAAG GTTCTCTTCTGGCCATGGAACTATTGGGATGTTTGCCGGTACCGGTGGACCGATCGGCATTTAG
- the LOC123920590 gene encoding cytokinin dehydrogenase 6-like, giving the protein MSFFEQQQNNIKLLKGFIILLFLSCLATRFNFCLSNLSNIPFTLKTLPFKGNLSFDEISLNKVSKDFGNRYQYYPMAVLNPKSVSDISTTIKHIWQMGHSSYLTVAARGHGHSLQGQSQTHGGIVINMESLMLPEMQIHVGNSSYVDVSGGELWINILHETLRYGLAPRSWTDYLHLTVGGTLSNAGVSGQAFKHGPQISNVQQLEIVTGTGDVLNCSKEQNEELFHSVLGGLGQFGIITRARILLEPAPTMVKWIRVLYSDFAAFTRDQERLISEENAFDYIEGFVIINRTGLLNNWRSSFNPQDPVQASHFNSDGKTLFCLELAKYFNFEQIDIVNQEVERHLSQLNYIPSTLFLTEVTYVDFLDRVHVSEVKLRSKGLWDVPHPWLNLFIPQSKIHSFAENVFGNILTQTSNGPVLIYPVNKSKWDNRSSVVTPNEDIFYLVAFLTSAVPSSNGTDGLEHILSQNKRILEYCERENLGVKQYLPHYNTQEEWRVHFGNKWEAFKQRKFDYDPFTILAPGQRIFQKTITTS; this is encoded by the exons ATGAGTTTCTttgaacaacaacaaaacaacaTTAAATTACTCAAAGGTTTCattatattgttgtttcttAGTTGTTTAGCTACAAggtttaatttttgtctttcaaATCTTTCAAACATCCCTTTTACATTAAAAACACTCCCATTTAAAGGAAATTTGAGTTTTGATGAAATTAGTCTTAACAAAGTTTCAAAAGATTTTGGTAATAGATATCAATATTATCCAATGGCAGTGCTTAATCCAAAATCAGTTTCTGATATTTCAACTACAATAAAACATATATGGCAAATGGGACATAGTTCTTATCTCACTGTTGCAGCTAGAGGACATGGACATTCACTTCAAGGACAATCACAAACTCATGGAGGAATTGTGATTAACATGGAATCACTTATGTTGCCTGAAATGCAGATACATGTTGGAAATTCTTCTTATGTTGATGTCTCAGGTGGTGAATTGTGGATAAATATCTTGCATGAGACTTTAAGATATGGATTAGCACCAAGATCATGGACAGATTATTTGCATCTAACTGTTGGTGGAACTCTCTCTAATGCTGGTGTAAGTGGTCAAGCATTTAAGCATGGTCCTCAAATTAGCAATGTTCAGCAGCTTGAGATTGTTACAG GAACAGGGGATGTGCTAAACTGTTCTAAAGAACAGAATGAAGAACTCTTTCATAGTGTTCTTGGAGGGCTAGGCCAATTCGGCATTATAACGCGTGCGAGAATTCTCCTTGAACCAGCACCAACCATG GTAAAATGGATTAGAGTACTATACTCGGATTTCGCGGCATTCACTAGAGACCAAGAGAGATTAATATCTGAAGAAAATGCATTTGATTACATTGAAGGATTTGTTATAATAAACAGAACTGGTTTGCTAAATAATTGGAGATCATCATTCAATCCACAAGATCCAGTTCAAGCTAGTCATTTCAATTCAGATGGAAAAACTCTCTTCTGCTTAGAATTAGCCAAATATTTCAACTTTGAACAAATAGATATAGTAAATCAG GAAGTTGAGAGGCATTTGTCACAGTTAAACTATATTCCATCAACCCTTTTTCTAACAGAAGTAACATATGTAGACTTCTTAGACAGAGTGCATGTATCTGAAGTTAAATTGCGGTCAAAAGGTTTATGGGATGTTCCACATCCATGGCTCAATCTTTTTATACCACAAAGCAAAATACACAGTTTTGCAGAAAATGTCTTTGGGAATATCCTAACACAAACAAGCAATGGCCCTGTCCTTATCTACCCAGTTAACAAATCAAA gtGGGACAATAGAAGTTCTGTTGTTACTCCAAATGAAGATATTTTCTACTTAGTGGCATTTCTTACCTCTGCAGTACCTTCTTCCAATGGAACTGATGGATTAGAACACATACTAAgtcaaaacaaaagaattttAGAGTACTGTGAAAGAGAAAATCTTGGAGTAAAGCAATATTTGCCCCACTACAATACACAAGAAGAATGGAGGGTCCATTTTGGTAATAAATGGGAGGCTTTTAAGCAAAGAAAATTTGATTATGACCCATTTACAATACTTGCTCCTGGCCAaagaatatttcaaaaaacaatAACCACCTCATGA